The nucleotide sequence AGAGGCTGGTGATGTAGCGGGGGCTTGACTCGGGCCCGACCAGAGAAAGATTAACAGGACACCCATAAAGATTATGGTTAAACCCATTTCCGTCAGTTTTGCCTGCCAGGCCGGGGGGAGTTTGCCCCGTAACCAACTCATCAGTTGCCACCACTTTGCCCCGAGGGTTTGGAACCAGGGTTGAGCCTTGAGGAGATAGGAGGATTCAGGGCTAGGGGCCGGTAATTGGAGTTGACCGGAGCGGGTTTCCAAACGACTGAGGAGGATGGCACCACCTTTCATCACACTCTGGAGAATAACAATACTTTCCTGCACCAAAATCGGTTGGGCCGTTGTCCAGACTCGGCTAATCCAGGCAGTTTTAGGGGGGACAGGGGGAGAATTACTCATAGGCTCAGACTCAGGGTAAACAGTCAGCACTGCTAAAGATCAATGTATAGCAAATAAAATAACTTTCTCTGAACAAGTGCTAACTTCTGTGGAAATATATTATCTAAATTCAGCCTAGTTCCTGAATTCAAACAGTAACATCAACTCGATTTAAAACAAGCGGCTGTCACACTCATCTTTAAATCATCCATTCCATTCACAACATTCCATCGAGTGTTAATGTCATCAGCCCGATGCCAGAGTTTGTGTGAGTTGTCAGTAAAGTTAAAAACATTGTTTAGGATGACTCCAAATCTTAAATATATTCATTTTGCTTAGGAATGAAATACAGAAATGCTTGAAACCACTCCCCGTTGTACTTTTGTTGGTGGAGCCTCCCGGAGGGATAGTGTCTCACTTTTGGCAGAAATGACAATAATTCCCCAAATAGAGATGAATTAAGTATCTATCTCTCTAAAGTTCATGTAACGAATGAAAATATTTTGATGAGTTTTTAATTCGGTTGATTTGAACAACATTTAAGCTTCCACCTAACGGAGAAAACCCATGAGTCCTAAAGCTAGCAATCTCCCCCTTCATGAATCCACCGCTGATTCCTATGATGCTCATTTAATTCCGGCAGAAACTGCGGCTCGCAAGGCTCGGGGAGGTGACATCTATAAACATATTCCTGAGAACCCTGAACGCCCGGATAGCATTAATACGACCGGTGGTTATACCGTTGATAATGAAGGGCTAATCAACAACTATGCCTCGGAACCAGAAATGTATGCCGAAACACCCGGTGATCTCCCAGCAAGCTGCAATAGTTCAACCATGACTAATACCTACACTATTGTGGATGTTTTTCCGTCACTCGTAGATGCTGAACAGATGAGTTCACAGATGAGATTGGCTGGTTTAACTGCCGAAAAAATTGCCATTATTAGTCGGAACTACCAATTCCCTGATGCGGGTATAGGTGTCCTAAATTGGCCACATATTTATGAATCTGGCGGGTTAGCTATTGCCTTAGTTGAATTGGGCATTACCACCAGCCAAGCGACCCAGTATGAGGATGATGTCAAAGAGGGAAAGTTTGTGGTTCTAGTTGTTGGAAGTGAGGCGGAGATTATTCAGGCCCATGACCTGTTACACAACATCGGTCACCCAATTAATCAGGTTGTTACGCTCTAAAAGGGAATAGAATGGTAGTCTCATGTTAGTGCTGATATCTAGAGGGTATCAACTTTTATAGCTGTGGAACTCTGTATCAGATCAGGAATAACGTATTTATTGGAGGAGTATCATGTCAAAAAAAACAAAGGGAAATAAAGAAACCAAGAAGCCTAAAGCACCAACAGATGGCCCTAAAAAGCCCAAAAAAGACCCCAAACGATACGATGGCCCAGGTTTGTCCAGTCAATTTATTGCCCATTGATTTCAATAAATAAATGCTATTTAAGTCAGATTATTGTGTCTCCGTTCCTATGCTGGCCTAGCTATAATTTGGAGTACGAGACACAACTTAGAAATTAGATTAACTTTGTCATTCACTCATCATTGAGTAATGATCATCCTTCCTTGTTGATCAACAGCAATAGCTCTGTGGGAGGGAATGCATGAACGCTCTGTTACTCTATCCGCAATTTCCCCAGTCCTTCTGGTCATACGACCGATTTATGAAATTGGCGGGCTTGAAGGCTGTGATTCCACCCTTGGGAATTATTACCGTTGCCGCGCTCTTACCTGAAGACTGGGAGATTCGATTTTTTGATCGGAATGTTGGCTGTGAATCGGAGGCTGACTGGGCCTGGTGTGATTTAGTCATTCTTTCGGCCATGTTGGTGCAAAAGCCCGATTTCCAGGCCTTGATTCGTAAGGCAGTGCAGTTGGGAAAACCCGTTGCCGTGGGTGGCCCTTACCCCACCTCTGTCCCTCAAGATGCGTTAGAGGCTGGAGCTAATTTCCTCGTTTTAGATGAAGGGGAAATGACCATACCTCAGTTTCTGGCAGCCTTGGATCGGGGAGAGACGCGGGGGGTGTTTCGTTCTCTGGAAAAACCGGATGTTAGCCAAAGTCCCCAGCCCCGTTTTGATCTGCTGCAACGAGATGCCTATTTAATGATGGCAATCCAGTTTTCCCGCGGTTGCCCCTTTAACTGTGAATTTTGCGATATTATCTCCCTCTATGGCCGTAAACCGCGCACCAAAGAACCGGAACAGGCTCTGGCGGAATTGCAATCTCTGTATGACTTGGGTTGGCGGGGCTCGTTATTTGTGGTGGATGATAATTTTATTGGCAATCAACGAAATGTCAAACAATTTCTCCGCACCTTGATTCCGTGGATGAAGTCACACCACTATCCCTTTGCCTTTATTACTGAAGCATCGGTTAATCTGGCCGAAGATGATGAACTACTCCAACTGATGCGGGAAGCCGGATTCTATGCGGTTTTTCTCGGCATTGAAACCCCAGATCAAGACAGTTTACAGGTCGCGCGTAAAGTCCAAAATACCCGTAACCCTCTGATTGCAGCTTGCCAAAAAATTAACGAGGCAGGTTTGTTGATTTATGCCGGATTTATTTTGGGGTTTGATGGGGAACGCAGCGGGGCCGGTGAGAGAATTCAGGCCTTTGTTGCCCAAACCAATATTCCCCAGCCAATGTTAGGGATTCTCCAGGCCTTACCCAACACAGCCCTCTGGGATCGCCTCAAACAAGAGCATCGCTTAGTCGAAAGCAATAGCCCTCTGACCGGGGATCAAAATACTCTGATGAACTTTATCCCGACTCGCCC is from Synechococcus sp. PCC 6312 and encodes:
- a CDS encoding B12-binding domain-containing radical SAM protein produces the protein MNALLLYPQFPQSFWSYDRFMKLAGLKAVIPPLGIITVAALLPEDWEIRFFDRNVGCESEADWAWCDLVILSAMLVQKPDFQALIRKAVQLGKPVAVGGPYPTSVPQDALEAGANFLVLDEGEMTIPQFLAALDRGETRGVFRSLEKPDVSQSPQPRFDLLQRDAYLMMAIQFSRGCPFNCEFCDIISLYGRKPRTKEPEQALAELQSLYDLGWRGSLFVVDDNFIGNQRNVKQFLRTLIPWMKSHHYPFAFITEASVNLAEDDELLQLMREAGFYAVFLGIETPDQDSLQVARKVQNTRNPLIAACQKINEAGLLIYAGFILGFDGERSGAGERIQAFVAQTNIPQPMLGILQALPNTALWDRLKQEHRLVESNSPLTGDQNTLMNFIPTRPVADIAREYVSGFWAMYEPRHYLRRCLYQCLQIHSPQNRKQVMQFSLSQGLRLILQLIWHQGLRRSEIRGQFWVQLWIIISQKPEVLHLYLGLCAAGEHFWDYRELARQRLTQQLGYDPIAVNFSA